In Campylobacter mucosalis, a single window of DNA contains:
- the pssA gene encoding CDP-diacylglycerol--serine O-phosphatidyltransferase, whose product MNNQKPQLMYILPNLFTAASAFLGVVSIIASIRGEYEKAIIWIILSLILDGLDGRVARLTKTTSKFGVEFDSLADLVAFGVAPAILFYLTIGEQFGRFGVLASAMFVVFGAIRLARFNVTTGTYEPNVFIGLPIPTAAIISALYVGVYVNYDLKGFEWLYIFMQCVLAVLMVSNIRYPSFKKVNLQQAHVMRILVGLVIAFSMLYLYPLESAVIVMSVYVFYGIIRTFVMFLKNQKKES is encoded by the coding sequence ATGAACAATCAAAAACCACAATTAATGTATATTTTACCAAATTTATTTACGGCAGCTAGTGCATTTTTGGGTGTTGTAAGCATTATTGCTAGTATTAGGGGCGAGTATGAGAAGGCGATTATTTGGATTATTTTATCGCTTATTCTTGATGGGCTTGACGGTCGTGTAGCTAGACTTACTAAAACGACTAGCAAATTTGGCGTGGAATTTGATAGTCTTGCTGATCTTGTCGCGTTTGGAGTGGCTCCTGCTATACTTTTTTACCTTACTATTGGTGAGCAGTTTGGTAGATTTGGTGTTTTAGCAAGTGCTATGTTTGTAGTTTTTGGAGCAATTCGCTTGGCTCGTTTTAACGTTACAACTGGAACTTATGAGCCAAACGTATTTATAGGACTTCCCATACCAACCGCTGCTATCATTAGTGCTTTGTATGTTGGAGTGTATGTAAACTACGATCTTAAGGGGTTTGAGTGGCTCTATATTTTTATGCAGTGTGTTTTAGCGGTGCTAATGGTAAGTAACATAAGATATCCAAGTTTTAAAAAGGTAAATTTGCAACAAGCTCACGTTATGAGAATTTTAGTTGGTCTGGTTATAGCCTTTTCTATGCTATATCTTTATCCATTAGAAAGTGCTGTAATAGTTATGAGCGTTTATGTGTTTTATGGTATAATCCGCACGTTTGTGATGTTTTTAAAGAACCAAAAAAAGGAGAGCTAG
- a CDS encoding chemotaxis response regulator CheY, producing the protein MKILVVDDSSTMRRIIKNTLQRLGHEDILEAEHGLEAWNLLAQHADVNVLITDWNMPEMNGLELVKKVRAEAKYVDMPIIMVTTEGGKAEVITALKAGVNNYIVKPFTPQVLKEKLEDVLG; encoded by the coding sequence GTGAAGATTTTAGTTGTAGATGATAGCTCAACTATGAGAAGAATTATAAAAAATACGCTTCAAAGACTAGGTCACGAAGATATTTTAGAAGCAGAGCACGGACTTGAGGCTTGGAATTTACTTGCTCAACATGCCGATGTGAATGTTTTGATAACTGACTGGAATATGCCTGAAATGAACGGACTTGAACTTGTAAAAAAGGTTCGTGCCGAGGCTAAATATGTTGATATGCCAATCATAATGGTAACAACAGAGGGTGGCAAAGCAGAGGTTATTACGGCGCTTAAAGCTGGTGTTAATAACTACATAGTTAAGCCTTTTACACCGCAAGTTTTAAAAGAAAAGCTTGAAGACGTTCTTGGTTAA
- the ftsH gene encoding ATP-dependent zinc metalloprotease FtsH, with product MKDFQNNQNNNNNNGGFFNKNPILIFAIFAIVIVLVFRSLTGDSIDGTLGANSTTKSVSYSELKEMIKQKQILKIEISDGSIRALGANQNIFVTKRILSDQTLIPLLDESGIEYKAYSDTNWLGELIFSWVLPVFIFFAIWMFFASRMQKNMGGGILGIGSAKKLINSEKPKVKFDDVAGVEEAKDEVVEIVDYLKNPDKYIRLGAKIPKGILLVGPPGTGKTLLARAVAGEADVPFFSMSASSFIEMFVGVGASRVRDLFESAKKESPAIVFIDEIDAIGKSRNSGPMGGNDEREQTLNQLLSEMDGFDSDKLPVIVIAATNRPEILDAALLRPGRFDRQVLVDKPDFKGRIDILKVHMKDVKISKDVDLDEIGRLTTGLAGADLQNIINEAALLAGRKSKPEVEQADLVEAVERSIAGLEKKSRRVNPKEKRIVTYHESGHALIAEVTKGAKKVSKVSVIPRGLAALGYTLNRPEENKFMMQKHELIAEVDVLLGGRAAEEVFIKEISTGASNDLERATDIFKAMISMYGMTDVAGLMVLEKQRNNFLGGQTIKDYSDKTAQMVDETVKQMLDARYQEVLSTLRTYSGAIEDMVKALYEEETIEGAKVREIIRKFEEENGLPTRLTPEEDKEK from the coding sequence ATGAAAGATTTTCAAAATAATCAAAATAACAACAATAATAATGGTGGGTTTTTTAATAAAAATCCAATTCTTATATTTGCAATATTTGCCATTGTTATAGTGCTTGTATTTAGAAGCCTTACTGGCGATAGCATAGACGGCACTCTTGGTGCAAATAGCACGACAAAATCTGTTTCATACTCTGAACTAAAAGAGATGATAAAACAAAAGCAAATTTTAAAGATTGAAATTTCTGATGGTAGCATTAGAGCTCTTGGGGCTAATCAAAATATCTTTGTGACCAAACGTATACTTTCAGATCAAACCCTAATACCTTTGCTTGATGAGAGTGGCATAGAGTATAAGGCATACAGCGATACAAATTGGCTTGGTGAGCTTATATTCTCTTGGGTTTTACCAGTATTTATATTTTTTGCTATTTGGATGTTTTTTGCTAGTCGTATGCAAAAAAATATGGGTGGTGGAATTTTAGGCATAGGAAGTGCAAAAAAGCTTATCAACTCAGAGAAACCAAAGGTAAAATTTGATGATGTTGCAGGTGTTGAAGAGGCAAAAGACGAGGTTGTTGAGATAGTTGATTATCTTAAAAACCCAGATAAATATATAAGACTTGGTGCAAAGATACCAAAGGGAATTTTGCTTGTAGGGCCTCCAGGTACTGGTAAAACGCTTTTAGCTCGTGCGGTTGCGGGAGAGGCCGATGTGCCGTTTTTCTCAATGTCGGCTTCAAGCTTTATTGAGATGTTTGTTGGTGTTGGCGCTAGTCGCGTTCGTGATCTTTTTGAGAGTGCTAAAAAAGAGAGTCCGGCGATAGTATTCATAGATGAGATTGACGCGATAGGAAAGAGTAGAAACTCAGGCCCAATGGGTGGCAATGATGAACGCGAACAGACGCTAAATCAGCTACTTTCTGAAATGGATGGTTTTGACTCGGATAAATTACCTGTTATTGTTATAGCAGCTACAAATAGACCTGAAATTCTAGACGCGGCACTTTTACGTCCTGGACGTTTTGATCGTCAAGTTTTGGTTGATAAGCCTGACTTTAAGGGTAGGATAGATATCCTAAAAGTTCATATGAAAGATGTTAAAATTTCAAAAGATGTTGATTTAGACGAGATTGGTCGCTTAACAACTGGTTTGGCTGGGGCTGATTTGCAAAATATTATAAACGAAGCCGCACTTTTAGCTGGTAGAAAATCAAAGCCTGAAGTTGAGCAGGCTGACTTGGTTGAAGCGGTGGAGAGATCTATTGCTGGACTTGAGAAAAAATCTCGTCGTGTAAATCCAAAAGAGAAGCGAATAGTTACATACCACGAAAGCGGTCACGCACTCATAGCTGAAGTAACTAAAGGTGCTAAAAAAGTTAGTAAGGTTTCTGTTATCCCTAGGGGATTAGCGGCACTTGGATATACTTTAAATCGCCCTGAAGAGAATAAATTTATGATGCAAAAACACGAACTTATAGCTGAAGTTGATGTGCTTTTAGGTGGTCGTGCAGCAGAAGAGGTGTTTATAAAAGAAATTTCAACTGGTGCTAGTAATGATCTTGAGAGGGCAACGGATATATTTAAAGCCATGATAAGTATGTATGGTATGACAGACGTTGCTGGACTTATGGTGCTTGAAAAACAGCGAAACAACTTCCTTGGCGGACAGACTATAAAAGATTATAGCGATAAAACAGCACAAATGGTTGACGAGACCGTAAAACAAATGCTAGACGCTAGGTATCAAGAAGTTTTATCAACTCTTAGAACATATAGTGGTGCTATTGAAGATATGGTTAAGGCACTTTATGAAGAAGAAACTATCGAGGGTGCTAAAGTTCGTGAGATTATTAGAAAATTTGAAGAGGAAAATGGACTGCCAACTAGGCTAACTCCTGAGGAAGATAAAGAGAAGTAG
- a CDS encoding ACT domain-containing protein, producing MKAIVTVVGKDRVGIVAGVASKLAELGLNIDDISQTVLDEFFTMMAVVSSDESKDFTQLRSELEEFGKTLKVKINIQSSAIFDAMHNI from the coding sequence ATGAAAGCTATCGTAACTGTTGTAGGAAAGGATAGAGTGGGCATAGTCGCTGGAGTGGCGTCAAAACTAGCAGAACTTGGATTAAATATAGATGATATATCTCAAACCGTGTTAGATGAGTTTTTTACTATGATGGCGGTAGTTTCATCAGATGAGAGCAAGGACTTTACGCAGCTTAGAAGTGAACTTGAGGAGTTTGGCAAGACGTTAAAAGTAAAGATAAATATCCAAAGCTCAGCGATTTTTGACGCTATGCATAACATATAA
- the pglF gene encoding UDP-N-acetylglucosamine 4,6-dehydratase (configuration-retaining), with protein MLKATKLKRLVFFLISDAFIFVSSIYFAYLLRFNGNIPEIYYNGLFITMFLLVGLKLGFMWIFKIYKVPWRFFGLNEARKIFLAHICAAVVFTVIYFIVQDFLNPYPRSVISIDLLISCLLVGSLRISKRMFLDFSTKPHRGEPCIVFGATTKAIHVLNGLRQGYLDFYAVSVVDGRSDLIGTYCDGFLVQDKSEIPSIVKDYNVKTAIIALALEQDDLQVLFDELTSYGIRDVKMFSLVEKEPIKDISIEDLLARKPKDLDPQIIANFIKDKVALVTGAGGSIGSEIVKQCLKFGVKELIMVENSEFNLYKITEDTKDLRTISRLVNIVNFADLEKIFIQHRPQIVIHAAAYKHVPLCELNPHQAVINNIIGTKNVIDLAKKFGTKKVVVISSDKAVRPTNIMGTTKRVCELYALNSNESGACEIVCVRFGNVLGSSGSVIPKFKSQIAANKPLSVTHPDITRYFMLTSEACQLVLQAASIACGGELFVLDMGEPIKIVDLAKKMLILSNKEHLGVEFVGLRTGEKLYEELLINKDDVQTKFESIFVTHSEPYDLGLLNSQIGELLKLEDSDVAVALKQIVPEFNHALNLKG; from the coding sequence ATGTTAAAGGCTACGAAGCTAAAAAGGCTCGTTTTTTTCCTAATAAGTGACGCATTTATCTTTGTATCATCGATATATTTTGCGTATCTTTTGAGATTTAACGGCAACATACCTGAAATTTACTACAACGGGCTTTTTATAACTATGTTTTTGCTTGTTGGTTTAAAGCTCGGTTTTATGTGGATTTTTAAAATTTACAAAGTTCCGTGGAGATTTTTTGGGTTAAATGAAGCTCGTAAAATTTTCTTAGCTCATATTTGCGCTGCTGTTGTTTTTACTGTTATATATTTTATAGTTCAGGATTTTTTAAATCCATATCCACGAAGTGTCATATCTATTGACCTTTTAATCTCGTGTTTGCTCGTGGGTAGTTTGCGTATCTCAAAGCGTATGTTCTTAGACTTTTCTACAAAACCGCACAGGGGAGAGCCCTGCATTGTTTTTGGTGCTACGACAAAAGCGATACACGTTTTAAACGGATTAAGACAAGGTTATCTAGATTTTTATGCTGTAAGCGTTGTGGACGGTAGAAGCGATCTTATAGGGACTTATTGTGATGGATTTTTGGTTCAAGATAAGAGCGAAATTCCAAGTATTGTAAAGGACTATAATGTAAAAACCGCAATCATCGCTTTAGCACTTGAACAAGATGACTTACAAGTGCTTTTTGATGAGCTTACGAGCTATGGCATACGTGATGTTAAGATGTTTTCGCTGGTTGAAAAAGAGCCGATTAAAGATATATCTATCGAGGATCTACTAGCTAGAAAACCAAAAGATTTAGACCCTCAAATCATTGCAAATTTCATAAAAGATAAGGTGGCTTTAGTTACTGGGGCTGGTGGTAGCATAGGCTCTGAGATAGTTAAGCAGTGTTTGAAATTTGGTGTTAAAGAGCTTATAATGGTCGAAAATAGCGAGTTTAACCTATATAAAATCACAGAAGATACAAAGGATTTAAGGACTATAAGCAGACTTGTAAATATTGTAAATTTTGCTGATCTTGAAAAGATTTTTATACAGCATAGACCACAAATAGTAATTCACGCAGCCGCTTACAAACACGTCCCGCTTTGTGAGCTAAACCCGCACCAAGCTGTGATTAACAATATCATCGGCACAAAAAATGTCATAGATTTGGCTAAGAAATTTGGCACAAAAAAGGTTGTGGTTATCTCAAGCGATAAAGCCGTTCGCCCAACAAATATAATGGGCACGACAAAGAGAGTTTGCGAACTTTACGCGTTAAATTCAAACGAAAGCGGTGCGTGTGAGATTGTTTGTGTTCGCTTTGGCAACGTTCTTGGCTCATCAGGTTCAGTCATACCAAAATTTAAATCTCAAATCGCCGCAAACAAACCGCTAAGCGTCACACACCCTGATATTACGCGTTATTTTATGCTCACATCAGAGGCGTGCCAGCTAGTGCTTCAAGCGGCCTCTATCGCTTGTGGTGGCGAACTTTTCGTGCTTGATATGGGTGAGCCTATAAAAATTGTAGATTTGGCTAAAAAAATGCTTATCCTATCAAACAAAGAGCATTTAGGTGTAGAATTTGTAGGGCTTAGAACTGGAGAGAAGCTTTATGAAGAGCTACTTATAAACAAAGATGACGTGCAGACAAAATTTGAAAGTATCTTTGTAACTCACTCTGAGCCTTACGATCTTGGTTTGCTAAATAGCCAGATTGGTGAGCTTTTAAAGCTAGAAGATAGCGATGTTGCGGTTGCTTTAAAACAAATCGTGCCAGAGTTTAACCACGCATTAAATTTAAAAGGATAA
- a CDS encoding phosphatidylserine decarboxylase, with product MNYIAKSGHKYIMFFGVLMLLAFGFDMFKLFFVAVFIVSLLFFRGKISKPLLSDPLAIISPIDGKILEIGSSDFDGKKCTRVVIQKSVCGVGVFYSPCEAKITEFRQRHGLFLCLKLKQALSLNEKAIYYFSKDGRKIAMRVIAGPLSRELSLENPQSVNLGDELGFLGSGQVMLFLPNDAKICVGVGENLLSLSTLGYLNKKR from the coding sequence ATGAACTATATCGCAAAATCGGGTCATAAATATATAATGTTTTTTGGTGTCCTTATGCTTTTGGCATTTGGCTTTGATATGTTTAAACTCTTTTTTGTGGCTGTTTTTATAGTATCTTTGCTGTTTTTTAGGGGTAAAATTTCAAAACCTCTCTTAAGCGATCCACTTGCTATTATCTCTCCGATAGATGGTAAAATTTTAGAGATTGGCTCCTCTGATTTTGACGGCAAAAAATGTACAAGAGTAGTGATACAAAAGTCTGTTTGTGGCGTTGGTGTGTTTTACTCGCCTTGTGAAGCAAAGATAACTGAGTTTCGCCAACGACACGGACTTTTTTTATGCTTAAAACTAAAACAAGCTTTATCACTTAATGAAAAGGCGATATATTATTTTTCAAAAGATGGGCGCAAGATAGCAATGAGAGTTATCGCTGGTCCTTTATCAAGGGAGCTTAGCTTAGAAAATCCGCAATCTGTAAATTTGGGCGATGAGCTTGGATTTTTAGGCAGCGGTCAAGTTATGCTATTTTTACCAAATGATGCTAAAATTTGCGTTGGAGTAGGTGAAAATTTACTCTCTCTTAGCACACTTGGTTATTTAAATAAAAAGAGATAA
- the hisA gene encoding 1-(5-phosphoribosyl)-5-[(5-phosphoribosylamino)methylideneamino]imidazole-4-carboxamide isomerase: MEIFPAIDLKEGCAVRLFKGEMSSAKIYSNEPEILAKNFRDLGAKWLHIVDLDGAFAGEPVNFEVIKKIVNSSNLNVQIGGGIRDEERIKRYLDLGVKRVILGSIALKDPKFVANMAKLYPIVVGIDAKDGYVATEGWANVSNIKATELAKKFADVGVEAIICTDISKDGTLSGVNVDFTLDIANASGVETIASGGVSCVDDIIKLKNSKKISGVIVGKAYYEGKIDLKSAFENILK; this comes from the coding sequence ATGGAAATTTTCCCAGCGATTGACCTAAAAGAGGGCTGTGCCGTAAGGCTTTTTAAGGGCGAGATGAGTAGTGCGAAAATCTACTCAAATGAGCCTGAAATTTTGGCTAAAAATTTCAGAGATTTAGGAGCAAAGTGGCTTCATATCGTTGATTTGGACGGAGCATTTGCAGGAGAGCCTGTAAATTTTGAAGTGATTAAAAAAATAGTAAATTCCTCAAATTTAAATGTCCAAATAGGCGGTGGCATAAGAGATGAGGAGCGTATAAAACGCTATTTGGATTTGGGTGTAAAACGCGTGATTTTAGGTTCAATCGCTCTAAAAGATCCAAAATTTGTAGCAAATATGGCTAAACTTTATCCAATTGTCGTTGGCATTGACGCGAAAGATGGATACGTAGCGACTGAGGGCTGGGCTAATGTTTCAAATATCAAAGCAACTGAGCTTGCTAAAAAATTTGCTGATGTTGGTGTAGAGGCGATTATCTGCACTGATATAAGCAAAGATGGAACGCTAAGTGGCGTAAATGTGGACTTTACGCTTGATATTGCTAACGCAAGTGGAGTAGAAACGATAGCAAGCGGTGGCGTATCTTGTGTTGACGATATCATCAAACTTAAAAATAGCAAAAAAATTAGCGGAGTTATTGTCGGTAAAGCGTATTATGAAGGTAAAATAGACTTAAAAAGTGCTTTTGAAAACATCTTAAAGTAA
- a CDS encoding PDC sensor domain-containing protein: MVIKEIQRFGEVRYKARAYLCYLFERNIPNHLPSVNFANIKEGLGKIAHEIDGFDAFYVLDSNGFQVGDIYSLNEKFITGNGENRANKAYYYSAVKLKRCFLSDPYPSSLNGKLCVTASVPIYDDEGKLKFVACIDIGLENLLNMIDDGRIESYFGIFLRGVYTMFCVALFMICAFLFWQGVKSFISHTSDIQIEQIFESTIILTLALAIFDLVKTIFEEEVLGKNRNEASMAYKTMVRFIGSIIIALAIEALMLVFKFAITAPENIINAIYLIGGVALLMVALSVYLFSVKKSEVS; this comes from the coding sequence TTGGTAATAAAAGAAATTCAGCGTTTTGGCGAAGTTAGATACAAGGCTAGGGCGTATTTATGCTACCTTTTTGAGCGAAATATACCAAATCATTTGCCATCTGTAAATTTTGCAAATATCAAAGAAGGGCTTGGCAAAATCGCACATGAGATTGACGGATTTGACGCGTTTTACGTGCTTGATAGTAATGGATTTCAAGTTGGCGATATTTATAGCTTAAATGAGAAATTTATAACTGGAAATGGTGAAAATAGGGCAAATAAGGCATATTATTACTCAGCCGTTAAGCTAAAAAGGTGCTTTCTAAGCGATCCATACCCCTCAAGCTTAAACGGCAAACTTTGCGTAACTGCTAGTGTGCCAATTTACGATGATGAGGGCAAGTTAAAATTTGTCGCTTGTATCGACATCGGTCTTGAAAATTTGCTAAATATGATTGATGATGGGCGGATTGAGAGCTATTTTGGTATCTTTTTACGTGGCGTATACACGATGTTTTGCGTGGCACTATTTATGATATGTGCGTTTTTGTTTTGGCAAGGGGTTAAGAGTTTTATATCGCATACTTCTGATATACAAATAGAGCAAATTTTTGAATCAACCATTATCTTAACCCTGGCACTAGCCATTTTTGACCTTGTTAAGACGATTTTTGAAGAAGAGGTACTTGGTAAAAATAGAAACGAGGCAAGTATGGCGTATAAAACTATGGTTAGATTTATTGGCTCAATTATCATCGCCCTTGCAATTGAAGCCCTAATGCTTGTGTTTAAATTTGCTATAACAGCACCTGAAAATATCATAAATGCGATATATCTAATCGGTGGTGTCGCACTCTTAATGGTCGCACTAAGCGTTTATCTGTTTAGCGTTAAAAAATCTGAGGTTTCGTGA
- a CDS encoding 50S ribosomal protein L11 methyltransferase, producing MKEKFYELSIKSSNFYKELSEFVFSLGITCIEERQNEILIRDEDDLSTLEWGVNEYSKRLSDALGIKNDTSTNLIQKDNKDWIDEYKKSIKPVDLGEFYIRPSWEAPKDNAKNIIIDPALAFGSGHHESTSSCVMFLQKYARSGMSAIDVGCGSGILSIALAKLGCSVDACDTDELAVQSATQNAKLNDVNFQNIWVGSVTNLDERYDIVVANIIADVIFMLKKDLKNILKNSAYLILSGILQKYEARIIEEFSDLKLVERKQLNDWVSFVFQRD from the coding sequence ATGAAAGAGAAATTCTACGAGCTCAGTATAAAAAGCTCAAATTTTTATAAAGAGTTATCTGAGTTTGTTTTTTCGCTTGGTATTACCTGTATCGAAGAGCGTCAAAATGAAATTTTAATTCGAGATGAGGATGATCTAAGTACTTTAGAATGGGGTGTTAATGAGTACTCTAAAAGGCTTAGCGACGCACTTGGAATTAAAAATGATACATCTACAAATTTAATACAAAAAGATAATAAAGACTGGATAGATGAGTATAAAAAGAGCATAAAGCCGGTTGATTTGGGCGAATTTTACATTCGTCCAAGTTGGGAAGCTCCTAAAGATAATGCAAAAAACATCATCATAGACCCAGCACTTGCCTTTGGCTCTGGACATCATGAAAGTACTAGTTCTTGCGTAATGTTTTTACAAAAATATGCTAGAAGTGGTATGAGTGCGATTGACGTTGGTTGTGGTAGTGGAATTTTAAGCATAGCACTTGCAAAACTTGGTTGTAGTGTAGATGCTTGTGATACCGATGAATTAGCTGTGCAAAGTGCCACTCAAAATGCTAAACTAAATGACGTAAATTTTCAAAATATTTGGGTTGGTTCTGTTACAAACTTAGATGAAAGATATGACATCGTTGTAGCAAATATTATAGCTGACGTTATTTTTATGCTAAAAAAAGATTTAAAAAATATTCTAAAAAATAGTGCATACTTAATTTTATCTGGAATTTTACAAAAATATGAAGCACGAATAATTGAAGAATTTTCAGATCTTAAGCTGGTTGAGCGAAAACAGCTTAATGACTGGGTAAGCTTCGTTTTTCAAAGAGATTAA
- a CDS encoding 2-isopropylmalate synthase, with protein sequence MNNKIIIFDTTLRDGEQSPGASMNTAEKLQIALQLERLGVDVMEAGFAAASPGDFDAVNQIAKQASNIRVCSLARAVQSDIKAAGEALSPAKFKRIHTFIATSPIHMEYKLKMSPSEVIKRAVEAVRYAKTFCDDVEFSCEDAGRSDINFLKEICDAVIGAGAGTINLPDTVGYRLPTELSDMISQMVKFIDNRAVVSVHNHNDLGLATANSLACVLAGARQVECTINGIGERAGNAALEEIVMAIKTRKDVFSELYTDIIAKEIYPTSRLIASITGIEPQPNKAIVGKNAFAHESGIHQDGVLKHKETYEIISAESIGLEKNSLVLGKHSGRHAFKDKLISLGFDLDSEALNTAFEKFKELADKKKEVFDDDIRALVSEEITKIPQSYEIVGLLQSSGGNLASASISIRHNGEIISDSALGNGTADAIFKVIDRISGISGALKDYKVSAVSQGKDALAKVDVKVEFEGGGAVMGHGLDIDTMMASAKAYIGALNSYMRKI encoded by the coding sequence ATGAATAACAAGATAATAATATTTGATACAACTTTAAGAGATGGCGAACAAAGCCCTGGAGCGTCGATGAATACGGCTGAAAAGCTTCAAATAGCACTTCAGCTTGAAAGGCTTGGCGTTGATGTTATGGAGGCTGGTTTTGCCGCTGCTAGTCCTGGCGACTTTGACGCTGTAAATCAGATAGCAAAACAGGCTTCAAACATACGTGTTTGCTCTCTTGCTCGTGCAGTCCAGAGTGATATTAAGGCTGCTGGAGAGGCGCTTAGCCCGGCAAAATTTAAGCGTATTCATACATTTATAGCCACAAGCCCTATACATATGGAATATAAGCTTAAAATGTCGCCTAGCGAGGTTATAAAACGAGCCGTAGAGGCTGTAAGGTATGCTAAAACTTTTTGCGATGATGTTGAGTTTAGTTGCGAAGACGCTGGTAGAAGTGATATAAATTTTCTAAAAGAAATTTGCGACGCCGTTATAGGTGCTGGTGCTGGGACGATAAATTTGCCAGATACGGTTGGATATCGTTTACCAACAGAGCTTAGCGATATGATAAGCCAAATGGTTAAATTTATAGATAATAGAGCAGTTGTATCCGTGCATAACCACAACGACTTAGGGCTTGCTACAGCAAATTCTCTTGCTTGTGTACTAGCTGGTGCTAGGCAGGTAGAGTGCACTATAAACGGTATAGGAGAGCGTGCCGGAAATGCCGCACTTGAAGAGATTGTAATGGCTATAAAGACGCGTAAAGATGTATTTAGCGAGCTTTACACTGATATTATCGCAAAGGAAATTTACCCAACTTCTAGGCTGATAGCTAGTATAACGGGTATAGAGCCACAGCCAAATAAAGCAATAGTTGGCAAAAACGCATTTGCACACGAAAGCGGAATTCATCAAGATGGCGTGTTAAAACATAAAGAGACCTACGAGATTATCAGTGCAGAGAGTATCGGTCTTGAGAAAAACTCGCTAGTTCTTGGCAAACATAGTGGTCGTCACGCATTTAAGGATAAGCTAATCTCTTTAGGATTTGATCTTGATTCTGAGGCTTTAAATACGGCGTTTGAGAAATTTAAAGAGCTTGCTGATAAGAAAAAAGAGGTTTTTGATGATGATATTAGGGCATTAGTTTCAGAAGAGATTACTAAAATTCCACAATCTTATGAGATAGTTGGATTGCTTCAAAGTAGTGGTGGCAATCTTGCTAGTGCTTCTATAAGTATTAGACACAATGGCGAGATTATAAGCGATTCAGCACTTGGCAACGGCACGGCAGACGCGATATTTAAGGTTATTGATCGTATTAGTGGCATAAGTGGAGCATTAAAAGATTATAAAGTCAGTGCTGTTTCTCAAGGTAAAGACGCACTTGCCAAGGTTGATGTGAAAGTTGAATTTGAGGGCGGTGGTGCAGTGATGGGTCACGGACTTGACATAGATACGATGATGGCAAGTGCAAAGGCATATATTGGTGCATTAAATAGCTATATGCGTAAAATTTAA
- the hisH gene encoding imidazole glycerol phosphate synthase subunit HisH, whose protein sequence is MIAIVDYGAGNIQSVINAFEILGKKAVLVSHSDELKNYDKVLLPGVGAFGEAINRLKQKNLDLAILEFIKSGKPFLGICLGMQLLFEKSYEFGENHGLGVIKGSVVKFDETKFHTSLKIPHVGWNVINFTKQTPINNGLKTSEFLYFVHSFHAICDDKSDILGVSEYGYDFVSAVAKDNVFAFQPHPEKSHDVGLKILKNFTEI, encoded by the coding sequence ATGATAGCCATTGTTGATTATGGTGCAGGAAACATTCAAAGCGTTATAAATGCCTTTGAAATTTTGGGTAAAAAGGCGGTTTTAGTTAGCCACTCAGATGAGCTTAAAAACTATGATAAAGTGCTATTACCGGGCGTTGGTGCATTTGGCGAAGCGATAAATAGGCTAAAACAGAAAAATTTAGACCTTGCGATTTTGGAATTTATAAAGAGCGGTAAGCCATTTTTAGGCATTTGCCTTGGTATGCAACTTTTGTTTGAGAAGAGCTATGAATTTGGAGAAAATCACGGGCTTGGCGTGATTAAAGGAAGTGTTGTGAAATTTGACGAGACTAAATTTCACACCTCGTTAAAAATTCCTCACGTTGGTTGGAATGTTATAAATTTTACAAAGCAGACACCAATAAATAATGGGCTAAAAACGAGCGAATTTTTATATTTTGTGCATAGTTTTCACGCTATTTGCGATGATAAAAGCGATATTTTAGGTGTTAGTGAGTATGGTTATGATTTTGTAAGTGCCGTGGCAAAAGATAATGTTTTTGCCTTTCAGCCACATCCTGAAAAGTCCCACGATGTTGGGCTTAAAATTTTAAAGAATTTTACGGAGATATAA